A region of the Leptospira noumeaensis genome:
TTAATAAACCTGACTCATAGGGACCTTTTGTTTCCCCCGATATATCTTTCCATTTTACTTGATTCCAATGAATTGACATTTGTTTAACCAGTTCTAGAACACTATGGTTTTGGTTTGCTAATGGTCCAAAATTAAAAGGCTCGCCGTGTAGTTCTTTATTTTGGTATAAATGAACACCTAAACTTAGATATCCACTCAAAGGCTCTAATACATGTTGCCAAGGCCTGGTTGCCATTGGATTTCGAAGTTCAACGGTTTCATGATTTGCCCATGCTGTCACACAATCAGGTATTATGCGATCTTCTGACCAGTCACCGCCACCAATTACGTTTCCTGCTCTTGCAGAGGCTATTCTTACCTTACTCGTATCCTTTGGAAAATAGGATTTAATGTGAGATTTGATAGCCAGTTCCGCAGCACCTTTTGATGCACTATAAGGATCAGGTCCTCCTAAAGCATCATTCTCACGATAACCCCAAATCCATTCAACATTATCGTAACATTTGTCACTTGTGATAAGAACTGCAGAACAAGCTTTGTCTAATTTCCTTAGTGCTTCCAATACATGCAAAGTTCCCATAACATTGGTATTCCAAGTCTCCAAAGGATCATTATAGGATTTTCGAACAAGGGCTTGCGCTGCGAGGTGAAAAACAAAATCAGGTTTGAAATCAAGAATTGCCTTTTCTAAAGAGGCCCTGTCTCGAATGTCAATTCTGTGATCAGTGATCCCTTTTTGAAGGTTAGCAACTTCGAAATGATTCGGAGTAGTTAACGGATCCAGTGAAATCCCACAAATTTCAGCTCCCATCATTTTAAGCCATGCAGTAAGCCAAGCTCCCTTAAATCCTGTATGACCAGTGATTAAAACTTTTTTGTTTTTATAATGTTTTGAAATACTCATTTTATAACTATTTCTGGTTCCTTAATTTAGCTTGGTAATATTCAATAAAAGGATTAATTTGATTCTATTAAAATCCTAATTCAGTTCAAAAGCTTCGATAATTCTTTCATTGGTTGGTTCAGTAAACAATTCGTTTCTTACTCGTTGAATCATGTTTAATCTTAACGGATCGTTAGTGCTTACTTTATTAACCAACATTTCCTCAACAATTAAAAAGCTATCTCTATCAAATGCAACATCCCATAAGACACCTTTACAAAAATCGGGAAGATAATTATATTCAGTTCCGCCATTTTCAGATACTATAATGGCTGGAATTCCACAAGCAATAGCCTCAATTAGTGAGCCAGAAGCTGCTCCAACAACTATACTCACGTTATTAAAAAGTGAATAAATATCTTCAAGTGCAATACTATAATTAAAATTGATCAAATCTTTCAATTGAGACTCTGATGCGGAAGGATGCAACTTTACCAGATGAACACCCGATTGATTCAATGAATTAATTAACTTTATTATCGATTGATTAGCATTATCAAAGTAAGATAACAAAATTAACCGAGCCGTAGTTAAATTCCTGTGAACTACCGTTTCAAACAATTTTTTATATCTTAATGAAGGTCCAATTGCATTTCCAGAACCACTCTTTTCTAAATAGAATTCGCCATTAACCAAAATCTTTCCTGGCTTATGAAACTCCAACTCATTAGGATCAATATATGCGTTAAAAAGCTCTTGTGGGTATAAAAAAAGCTGACAACCAAAAATTCTGATATTTTTAGTACTAGAATTCAAAGCGCGGTTGAGACATTTCTCATAGGGCTGATTCTCAAACCATTGAACGATCCGATCACCTTCTCGTAAGATTTTAGCCAATTTCTCTGCATAAAGGTAACGAACAGCGCCATAAAAATTAGAGCCATTCATATCTAACCAAAAATAATACTTTAAAAAGTCATTTTCTGGTTGAGTTTGAATTTTTTTAAAATAAAAATCCAACATTTTAACTGGATAAACAATTAAATAAATTATCAGTCTAAAGTAATCTTGATAATCAAAAA
Encoded here:
- the rfbG gene encoding CDP-glucose 4,6-dehydratase; this encodes MSISKHYKNKKVLITGHTGFKGAWLTAWLKMMGAEICGISLDPLTTPNHFEVANLQKGITDHRIDIRDRASLEKAILDFKPDFVFHLAAQALVRKSYNDPLETWNTNVMGTLHVLEALRKLDKACSAVLITSDKCYDNVEWIWGYRENDALGGPDPYSASKGAAELAIKSHIKSYFPKDTSKVRIASARAGNVIGGGDWSEDRIIPDCVTAWANHETVELRNPMATRPWQHVLEPLSGYLSLGVHLYQNKELHGEPFNFGPLANQNHSVLELVKQMSIHWNQVKWKDISGETKGPYESGLLKLNCDKALAHLNWVAVMGFEETVQFTSEWYNTYYSNPSEIQKMTDRQIEQYQEKAKSKGLAWAND
- a CDS encoding glycosyltransferase family 4 protein; translated protein: MEKLPSHLKRYFDQLSKVISYSSESWYYSTSHFFSKVGAYEAVIQFRNGSRANVWLIFSQLCRYTFKVSFLFLFYIFSKLIYKIFGSKTKIARKETIYLDSYLLVKNALEGKGLVESYFPGLVEFLNGKNYNCIILPRLYGSHSLKEIYQLFRVFKNSKVTIITEFQLFDYQDYFRLIIYLIVYPVKMLDFYFKKIQTQPENDFLKYYFWLDMNGSNFYGAVRYLYAEKLAKILREGDRIVQWFENQPYEKCLNRALNSSTKNIRIFGCQLFLYPQELFNAYIDPNELEFHKPGKILVNGEFYLEKSGSGNAIGPSLRYKKLFETVVHRNLTTARLILLSYFDNANQSIIKLINSLNQSGVHLVKLHPSASESQLKDLINFNYSIALEDIYSLFNNVSIVVGAASGSLIEAIACGIPAIIVSENGGTEYNYLPDFCKGVLWDVAFDRDSFLIVEEMLVNKVSTNDPLRLNMIQRVRNELFTEPTNERIIEAFELN